GCGGACAGCAAAATACAAAATAACCTCCACCCAATACCAATCCCAGAGGCACAGGATTTGACGAACAAAACCACATGGGACCTAACCGCACTATTCACAGACCCCTCAGACCCCAAAATCCCGCAAACCATCAACCAGGTCTCCCGCATGGCAGAGGAATTTGAAAAGAAGTACCGAGGCAAAATCTGCAACCTCAACGCTGAGGGGCTACTGGTGTGCCTGCAAGATGTTGAGGCGTTTCAAGCTAAAATCGGCGACATAACCCTCTACTCAAGCCTCGCCTTCTCCGCAGACATGACTCAGCCGCAGACGCAGGCATTGCATGACAAAGTGGAGAAGTTGAATGCAAAAATTAGCCAGCAGTTGGCGTTTTACTCGCTTGAATTGGGCAAACTCCTGAAAGCTAAGCCTGAATTGATTGAGGCGCCTGCTTTAGCTAACTATAGGCATATGCTGCAGCGAGTTTACCGTCGAGTGGAACATCAACTTAGCGAGGTTGAAGAGCAACTTATCATAGAAAAAGACCAGTTCGGCGTCAACGCATGGGAGGAGTTGCAGTGTAAATGGCTCAACACGCGACTCTTTGAAGTCACAGTTTTGGGAGAGAAAAAGACGCTTAGCTACTGTGAAGCCAACGGTCTTCTACCGCACCCTGACCGATCAACAAGGGAATCAGCTTACCGCTCCATCTACGGCGGGTTGGGCAAAGACGGCGAAATCTTTGCCTCAGCTCTACGTAACATCTGCAACGACTGGGTAGCGGTCTCTAAACGCAGAAAATACGCTTCGCCCATGGAGTCCAGTTTAATCAGCAACGATACCGACCAGAACATAATCGACCGCCTATTGAGCACAGTGGAAGAGGGCAAAGCAGCTTATCGGCGGTACTTGAAGTTGAAGGCCAAACTTATGGCGTTGGATGTTTTGGGTAACCACGACATTCTTGCACCCCTCCCTGATGCGCCGGAGCTTAAATTTACACTGTCAGAGGCACAAAAACTTGTAACTGAAGCTTACAGCCGCTTCGACTCCGCCTATGCCTCTGCAGTCAAAGAAATGTTCGAGCAACGCCACATCGATGCAGAACCAAGGTTTGGTAAACGTAACGGAGCGTTCTGTGCAAGCCACTATAACGGTAAATCCGCCTATATTTTGCAAAGCTTCAACGGCACCTTAACTGACGTTTTCACTTTAGCGCATGAGTTGGGACACGCAACACACGACTGGTACATGGCCAGAAACCAGACCCTGCTCAACACGCATGTGCCCTCCATTGTGGCTGAGACTGCTTCGATTTTCGGGGAACTTTTGTTAACTGACTTGATGTTGGAGAACGCGAAATCTGACGCTGAACGCAAAGCGCTTTTGTGTTTGGTTTTGGATGAGGCAGGGATGACGGCTTTTCAGGTTACGGCGAGGGTTTGGTTTGAGCAGGCCCTCTACCGATCCATTGAGAACTGTGAGTTCCTCGATTACAAGACCATCTGTTGCCATTGGACTAAAGCCCGCGACCGCATCTATGGAGATGCCGTCAGATGGTTCCCTGAGATGGAGGCGGAATGGACTATGAAACCCCACTACTACATGGCGAACTATCGTTTCTACAATTACCCCTACGTCTACGCTCAGATGTTTGTTTACTCACTCTACGAGCGCTACTTGGAGGAAAAAGAGGCGTTTGTGCCTAAACTGGTCGCCTTGCTTTCGGCAGGCAGCAGCAAATCGCCTTTGGAGCTTGGCAGGTTGGTCGGTTTAGAGGTGAATGAGGCTGATTTTTGGCGTGGAGGCTTAAAAGTGTTCGAACGCTTCATTTCAGACTTGGAAAAAACCGTTTAAACGTATTCGAGTTCGAAATGTTAGATACTTGCGCTTCATAAGCTTTTATATGGTAAAGTACGTTACAGATAGCTGAACCATAAAGCCGAATTTGGCCCTTGGAGACCTGCGCCTATGGAGAAACAACTCGAAAGGAAACAGAGTTTTAATGAACTGTTGATTGATGTTGTGGACGAAGTTTTGTAGGCCATAGGCAACTCGGTTAAATGCATGCTTTATGTTCAGATAAAAAATAACCTCGCCATAAACAAAGAGCAAATCCCTGACAAAATCGAGGTTTTCATGAAGGTTCTGCAGCGAATTTTTGGTGAAGACGGCGCTAGGCATATTGAGTTGCAGATAATGAAGCAGATTCAGTCAAAAACAGGTGTATCTTGCCCTTTTTCAACTGAGAAGGGTAAATTTGTTGCGTGTATAGATTTTATTAGGCAAGAATACGAGAAAAACCTCTAAGTTCAACCGTTTCCTTTCTGTCTGGAAGTGTTTTCGGGGTTATTCTTGTTCGTAATACGTAGTTTAACGTTTTTTAATAGTGTTTTTTAATAGTGTACATTGGTTCAGAACACTTTTATCACAACTTAGCGCTAACGGTAATAACAAGCAACCAAGCGATAACACGATAAACATGGGGAAACATATGAAGCCTAAACGAGACGACGAACTAACGACACGGGTGATCAAAAACTTTTCAGATGTCTTGATCTTGAAATACCTAAAAGAAAACCCACTTAGCAGCGGCTACGAGATACTTCGGCAGCTGCATGAAAAATACAAGATAACTTTCAGCCCAGGCACGATCTACCATGAAATTTACTTGCTTGAACGCAAAAAATTCATAAGAAGTGAGGGGGATGAAGGCGGCAGGATGTTCAGTTTAACCGTTGAGGGCGAGCAGGCGCTGACTGAAATATTTAAGTCAGCTAAAGATATTCAGCAGTTAGTTGCCAACATTTTCCTCGAAAAATAGCGTCTCTGTAGCCCTAACTCTTTTTGGGCTTTTGTTTTATGGTTGGTTTGTGGCAGTCACATACGTTTAAGTGTCCAAAGTCCAGCTAGTACAAAATGGTTTTTGCTGGACAACCTTTGGGAGGTGATTTTTTGGAGACAAAAAAGAATATACCTGAACCTGAAATGACTTCTGAGGGCAAATTTAGATGCCGCCAAGACAGCCAAGAATACGATAATCGAGAAGACTACGAAACACACTGCATGGAAGAACACATGAGCAGCGAAGAAAGCAGCAGTAGAGAAATGTAAAAAGTTAAGGGCAAAAGCCCAGGGTTTATTGTTTCTCTTCTTTTTCTTGGAAGAGCTTCTTTATCGCGCTGATTCTTGCCTTCTGCGCTAAAGTGTCGCTTGTGACAACTGTGAGCGCTTCTTCAGGACACCATTTAACACATTGTGGGCCGTCAGGTTTGTCTTTGCAGAGGTCGCAGACGTAGACCACTTTTGTTTCGGGGTGAAGCATCATGGCGCCGTAGTCACAGGCTTCAATACACCAACCGCAACCGTTGCATTTTTCTTTGTCTAAAATTATGTTGCCAGTGTCTTCGGATTGGCTCAGAGCGTTGCGTGGGCATGCAGCGACGCAGGCGGGTTCTTCGCAGAGACGGCAAGTGACAGCCATGTTTGCTAACTGATTCACGCGGACTAGGCGGATGCGTGATTTTATTGGGTTGTAGGCTTTTTCTTTGCTGTATGAGCAGGCGTATTCGCAGATTTGACAGCCAACACATTTCTCGGGGTCAGCAGAGATGAATTTTCTTTGGTGAATCTTTACCATTTTTTATGCCTCAACTATTTTTTGGAATTCTTGCAAGCCTAATTCTTGAAGCTTAGCTTTAGATGGAACGCCTTCAACTGTCCAGCCGCGGGCATTGTAGTAGTCGTCTAGCATCAAGTCAAGTTCTTCTTGGGTGACAACCGCTCCTTTGGTCGGTCCGTCGTCAGAAACTGGTTGATTCATCACTTTCCAAGGCAGTGTATCGTCGTTTCGTGTTAAGCCTTCGCGGATGTTGATGAGTTTGGCAAGGGTGTTTATTCGTTCTCCAGCTACGCTTAGGTCTTGGGCTGATACTTCAGCGCCTGTTACTGCACTGTAGAGTTTAGCTAAGTCACCCAGTTCATTGTAGAAAGTGTTTCGGGAGTTTTTGCAGACAATGAATGAGTCGATTAGAGCGAAAATGTCCTCGTTCTCTTTAACGAGTTTGCCGCGGCCTTTTTCTGCTTTAAGACGGTCAACTTTGCCCTTTAAATCCAAAGTGAAAGCACCACTGCGGTTGTGGTCTGCACCACGGAAAGAAACCGCTGCAGCTAAAGCTGCGGTCTTTAGGCAACGTAAATCGTACCCAGTTACTTCTAAGCCTTTAATATGTTGAGCCAACTCGGAGGCGTTCTTACCGATTTTTTCAGCAGCAACTTTAACACCGTCTGCAAGCATCTGGCCGATGCCTTCACGTTTACCGATTTTCTCGACAAGTTGAACGACTGCTTCGCTGTTGCCGAAGTGCGGGTCGATGCCTTCAAGTTGATCGTGTGACAATAAGCCTTTTTCGTGGCAATCCATCAAAAAGCTGATTGTGACGCCTGTGCTGGTGGCGTCTAAACCGTAGTAGTTACAGAGTTCTGCAGCTCTGATTATTGCGTCGAGTTTGTCTACGCCACAGTTGGGTCCCAGCGCCCAGAGGTTGTCATATTCCATGCGTGCCAATGACCCTTTGTAGGGGCCTTCCCTGACGAGCGCTTCATGTTCACAACGCATAGCACATGAGTTGCAAGCGATGATTTTTGCAACGTAGCGTTCGTTTAGGACTTCGGCGTTGATGTTTTCGGTTTTTTCAAAATGCGAAGCGCTGTAGTTGCGTGTGGGCATACACATTAATTCGTTGGTGACTTCGATGTTGTCAACGGTGCCTAAAGTGCGGTATTTCTGCACTGCAGGTCCCTTCATGCGCTCATGGAATTCCCGCACCATATCCGTGAATACATCTGGTTTTGCGACGGTTATGTCGCGGGTGCCTCTGACGGCAATGGCTTTGAGGTTCTTGCTGCCCATAACAGCACCCAAACCAGTCCTACCAGCGGCACGGGTTTTTTCGTTAATGATACAAGCGATTTTTGATTGTTTCTCGCCAGCTAAACCGATTGAGGCAACCCTAACGTAGAAGTCGCCTAGCTCCTCTTTGATGGCGTCTTCTGTTTCAAAGGGTGATTTGCCCCAGATGTTTGAAGCATCAAGAAGCTGAACCGCTTCGTCATCGATCCATAGGTAAACTGGTTTTTCAGCTTTCCCAGTTAAAACGATGGCATCATACCCTGCGCGTTTAAGTTCTGCGCCGAAGGTGCCGTGGCTTACTGCTTCGCCGACGCCGCCTGTTGCAGGCGATTTTGATATGAAAGCGTGGCCGTTGCCGCCTGTTGGAAACATTGTCCCTGAAACTGGCCCCAAAGCTAACACGAGTGGATTTTCGGGGCTAAGCGGGTTGACCCCTGCTTTTGAATTAGATAACCAAAGTTTCAGTCCTAGACCGATGCCGCCGACGTATTTTTTGGCGGTTTCGTCGGTTAATTTTTCAGTGTGAGTTTTGCCTGTAGTTAAATCAACATACAATACTGTTCCTGCGTAACCGAGCAACCTTGTCCCTCCGAGAGGCTCCGAGTAGTCTATTTCAGCGGACACTATATTAAGCTAATGGGTTCATGATGGATAATTTACCGTGTTTAGCTTAATTTAGCACCGTTTTAGCCACCTATTAAATTCAGGCAAGTTTATTTTTAGCTAAAAACAAAAAAGACAGGGCACTTAAAACGCCCACTGCAAACGAAAATTATTCTTCCTCTTTTTCTTGGAAGAGCTTCTTTATCGCGTTAAGCCGCGCCTTCTGAGCCAACACATCACTGGTTACGACGGTGAGGGCTTCTTCAGGGCACCACTTAACACATTGAGGACCATCAGGCTTGTATTGGCAAAGGTCACAGACATAGACGGTTTTTGTTTCTGGATGCATCATCATAGCGCCGTAGTCGCAGGCTTCAATACACCAACCGCAACCGTTGCATTGGTCTTTGTCGATAATTATGTTGCCTGTTTCGCGTGACTGAGAAAGCGCATCTCTGGGGCATGCGGCGACACAAGCGGGTTCTTGGCATTTTCTGCAGGTCACAGCAATGTTCTTAATCTGTTTAGCTCGAACAACGCGGATACGGGATTTAACTGCGTTGAAGACTTTTTCGTGACTAAAAGAGCAAGCGTATTCACAGATCTGGCATCCAACACATTTGTCGGGGTCAGCAGAGATGAATTTTCTGTCATGCAGAGTAACCATGTTCTAGTCCTCCTTAACTATGTGGGCGAAGGCTTCTAAACCTAACTCTTTAAGTTGCGCTTGGGTAGGTAAACCTTGCTTTGTCCAGCCCCGTGCCTCGTAGTAATCGTCCAGAAGCAAGTCAAGTTCCTCTTGGGTGACGACTGCACCTTTTGCGGGGCCATCGTCTGGAACAGGTTTGTTCATCACTTTCCAGGGCAATGTGTCGTCTTTGCGGGTTAAGCCGCCGCGTGTGTTGATGAGTTTAGCGAGGGTTTGTATGCGTTGAGCTGTGACAGCCATCTCTTCAGGGGTAACTTGTATACCTGTGGTTATACTGTAGACTTTTGCTATGTCGGCAAGTTCACCGTAGAAGGTTCCTTTAGCGTTCTTGCAGACCATAAGAGAATCAAGCAAGTTGGTAACGTCTTCGAAGTCTTTGACGATTTTGCCTCTGCCTTTTTCTGCCTTTAGACTGTTAACTTTGCCTTTCAAGTCAACGATTAACACGTTACTTCGGGTGTGGTCAGCGCCTCGGAAGGAAACCGCGGCAGCTAAAGCAGTGGTTTTTAGGCAACGCAGGTCGTAGCCGGTGACTTCTAAGCCCTTAATGTGCTGGGCAAGTTCATAGGCGTTCTTACCGATTTTCTCGGCAGCAACCTTAACGCCCTCAGCCAAGATGTCACCGATGCCTTCACGTTTACCGATTTTCTCGATCAAGTTAATTACTGCATTAGCGTTGCCAAAGTGGGCGTCTATACCGTCAAGCTGTTCATGAGACACCAACCCTTTTTCGTGGCAATCCATCAAGAAACCTACCGCTACACCTGTGCTGGTGGCGTCTAAACCGTAGTAGTAGCATCGTTCTGCAGCTTTTATTATAAAGTTAGGTTGATCTACGCCGCAGTTTGGACCCAAAGCCCAAACGTTGTCATATTCAAGGCGCGTCATGGTTCCCCTGTAGGAGCCGTCGCGGATTATGACTTCATGTTCACAGCGCATTGCACACGAGTTGCAGGCTATGATTTTTGCAAGGAAATGCTCGTTTAGGACTTCCCCGCTAATTTTGTCTATACCTAAAAAGTGAGCTCTCTCGTAGTTGTTTGTGGGTAAACAGGTGAGGTTGTTGTTTATGGCAAGGCTTTCTATTGAACCCAAGGTACGGTACTTCTTTGCGGCGGGACCCTTCATGCGTTCATGGAATTCCTGAACTAAATCGAGGAACTCCGCGGGTTTTGCCACTGCAACGTCACATGTGCCTCTGACGGCGATGGCTTTGAGGTTCTTGCTGCCCATAACAGCCCCCACCCCAGTCCTACCAGCCGCGTGGGTTTTATCGTTAATTATACTGGCGATTTTGGAAAGTTTCTCTCCCGCTAAACCGATAGCGGCAACTCTAATGTAGTAGTCGCCTAACTCGTCTCTTATTACGTCTTCAGTTTCGCTTGGAGACCTTCCCCAAAGGTGGTTAGCGTCACGTAGCTTAACTGAGTCGTCGTCAATCCAGAGGTAAACTGGTTTTTCAGCTTTCCCAGTTATAACCACCGCATCGTAGCCTGCACGTTTTAACTCTGTGCCAAATGTGCCGTGTGCCACTGCCTCGGCTACGCCATTTGTTGAAGGTGACTTTGATATGAAGGCGTGGCCGTTGCCGCCTGTTGGAAACATGGTTCCAGACAGGGGTCCGAGGGCGAGGACAAAGGGGTTTTCTGGACTAAAAGCATCCATTCGTGTTTTGGTGTTTGATAGCCACAAATACATGCCTAAACCGATGCCGCCAATGTATTTCCTAGCGGTTTCTTCGGATAGTTTTTCGGTTCTTGTTTTCCCGGTGGCTAAGTCGACATAGAGTATTTTCCCTGCGTAGCCGAACAAACGGTTAATCTCCAAGAGTGTTAAAAGAAGGTACCTAATGCACACTATATTAAGGTAATGGGTTATCGGGGTGGAAATTCATGTTTTTAACGTTAAAAGGATGGATTTTTATGAAAAAGTTTCAGAAACAAGGGGCATAGTATAGTCTGCTCACTGAACCAATTTTTAGACAAAGAAGACACAAAAAATACACAGCAACAATTAACCTCTCAAAACAGAGACAAAACACCCAACTCCAGATGCAAAGAAGCGAAAACTTAAACCAACAGAAACCTGTCCCTCTCTACAGGAGAACCGCCCGTGCGAATCGACAAACTCAAACAAACCGCAAAAAACCAAAACAAACCTGCTAACTTTGCAATCTTCAACCCGCATAACATCACCTACTTTACAGGCTTCCAAGGGGCAGCCGCACTACTAATCCCTGAACAAGGAGAAAACATACTCTACGTTTCAGGCGTGAACTATGAGCAGGCAAAAG
This genomic window from Candidatus Bathyarchaeota archaeon contains:
- a CDS encoding aldehyde ferredoxin oxidoreductase family protein codes for the protein MFGYAGKILYVDLATGKTRTEKLSEETARKYIGGIGLGMYLWLSNTKTRMDAFSPENPFVLALGPLSGTMFPTGGNGHAFISKSPSTNGVAEAVAHGTFGTELKRAGYDAVVITGKAEKPVYLWIDDDSVKLRDANHLWGRSPSETEDVIRDELGDYYIRVAAIGLAGEKLSKIASIINDKTHAAGRTGVGAVMGSKNLKAIAVRGTCDVAVAKPAEFLDLVQEFHERMKGPAAKKYRTLGSIESLAINNNLTCLPTNNYERAHFLGIDKISGEVLNEHFLAKIIACNSCAMRCEHEVIIRDGSYRGTMTRLEYDNVWALGPNCGVDQPNFIIKAAERCYYYGLDATSTGVAVGFLMDCHEKGLVSHEQLDGIDAHFGNANAVINLIEKIGKREGIGDILAEGVKVAAEKIGKNAYELAQHIKGLEVTGYDLRCLKTTALAAAVSFRGADHTRSNVLIVDLKGKVNSLKAEKGRGKIVKDFEDVTNLLDSLMVCKNAKGTFYGELADIAKVYSITTGIQVTPEEMAVTAQRIQTLAKLINTRGGLTRKDDTLPWKVMNKPVPDDGPAKGAVVTQEELDLLLDDYYEARGWTKQGLPTQAQLKELGLEAFAHIVKED
- a CDS encoding 4Fe-4S dicluster domain-containing protein — translated: MVTLHDRKFISADPDKCVGCQICEYACSFSHEKVFNAVKSRIRVVRAKQIKNIAVTCRKCQEPACVAACPRDALSQSRETGNIIIDKDQCNGCGWCIEACDYGAMMMHPETKTVYVCDLCQYKPDGPQCVKWCPEEALTVVTSDVLAQKARLNAIKKLFQEKEEE
- a CDS encoding 4Fe-4S dicluster domain-containing protein; translated protein: MVKIHQRKFISADPEKCVGCQICEYACSYSKEKAYNPIKSRIRLVRVNQLANMAVTCRLCEEPACVAACPRNALSQSEDTGNIILDKEKCNGCGWCIEACDYGAMMLHPETKVVYVCDLCKDKPDGPQCVKWCPEEALTVVTSDTLAQKARISAIKKLFQEKEEKQ
- a CDS encoding aldehyde ferredoxin oxidoreductase family protein yields the protein MSAEIDYSEPLGGTRLLGYAGTVLYVDLTTGKTHTEKLTDETAKKYVGGIGLGLKLWLSNSKAGVNPLSPENPLVLALGPVSGTMFPTGGNGHAFISKSPATGGVGEAVSHGTFGAELKRAGYDAIVLTGKAEKPVYLWIDDEAVQLLDASNIWGKSPFETEDAIKEELGDFYVRVASIGLAGEKQSKIACIINEKTRAAGRTGLGAVMGSKNLKAIAVRGTRDITVAKPDVFTDMVREFHERMKGPAVQKYRTLGTVDNIEVTNELMCMPTRNYSASHFEKTENINAEVLNERYVAKIIACNSCAMRCEHEALVREGPYKGSLARMEYDNLWALGPNCGVDKLDAIIRAAELCNYYGLDATSTGVTISFLMDCHEKGLLSHDQLEGIDPHFGNSEAVVQLVEKIGKREGIGQMLADGVKVAAEKIGKNASELAQHIKGLEVTGYDLRCLKTAALAAAVSFRGADHNRSGAFTLDLKGKVDRLKAEKGRGKLVKENEDIFALIDSFIVCKNSRNTFYNELGDLAKLYSAVTGAEVSAQDLSVAGERINTLAKLINIREGLTRNDDTLPWKVMNQPVSDDGPTKGAVVTQEELDLMLDDYYNARGWTVEGVPSKAKLQELGLQEFQKIVEA
- a CDS encoding PadR family transcriptional regulator; translation: MKPKRDDELTTRVIKNFSDVLILKYLKENPLSSGYEILRQLHEKYKITFSPGTIYHEIYLLERKKFIRSEGDEGGRMFSLTVEGEQALTEIFKSAKDIQQLVANIFLEK
- a CDS encoding M3 family oligoendopeptidase codes for the protein MTNKTTWDLTALFTDPSDPKIPQTINQVSRMAEEFEKKYRGKICNLNAEGLLVCLQDVEAFQAKIGDITLYSSLAFSADMTQPQTQALHDKVEKLNAKISQQLAFYSLELGKLLKAKPELIEAPALANYRHMLQRVYRRVEHQLSEVEEQLIIEKDQFGVNAWEELQCKWLNTRLFEVTVLGEKKTLSYCEANGLLPHPDRSTRESAYRSIYGGLGKDGEIFASALRNICNDWVAVSKRRKYASPMESSLISNDTDQNIIDRLLSTVEEGKAAYRRYLKLKAKLMALDVLGNHDILAPLPDAPELKFTLSEAQKLVTEAYSRFDSAYASAVKEMFEQRHIDAEPRFGKRNGAFCASHYNGKSAYILQSFNGTLTDVFTLAHELGHATHDWYMARNQTLLNTHVPSIVAETASIFGELLLTDLMLENAKSDAERKALLCLVLDEAGMTAFQVTARVWFEQALYRSIENCEFLDYKTICCHWTKARDRIYGDAVRWFPEMEAEWTMKPHYYMANYRFYNYPYVYAQMFVYSLYERYLEEKEAFVPKLVALLSAGSSKSPLELGRLVGLEVNEADFWRGGLKVFERFISDLEKTV